The stretch of DNA TTATCAAACCGCCGCATCAAATAAGCCACCCCAAAATCCCCATTTGGGTGAGCCTGTAAATACTCCGCCAACTCAAACACCCTTGCCGCTAACTCTGGCCCCAACTTATCAATTGTCGCCTGTTGCTCCGCGATCGCGTACTCCTTCTCTCGGATGCGGGTTTGCCACTCACTAGAGAAAAGCTGCTGAATCGCCGTATGCAACCCCATCTGGACCAAAACATCCCATTCCCCGTGGTCGCACCAGATACCGCCACAATCCAGGCAGCGCTCCACATAAAAAGGAATTCTCACCCCCACCTTTGCCCGCGATAGGTAGCGACCACACTCCGGGCACAGCGCCGCCTTCGTATCAAACGGGGACTGGACAAATTCCACATCCAACACCTTTGGCAGCGCCTCAACCGTTGGCTGAGGTTGATGAGCTTGCCAAGATTCGTACTCCGTCGCTGGAATCCAAGTACCTTGACAATCAGGGCAGCACTTCGCCGCCAATGCAGGAGCCAGCGTAGTATCAACCAGCTCTACTCGTCGATCTTTGGGACATTGCACAGGCTAGCCTCTCCCTCCAGTAGAACTTGCCAATTTAACGATTAGGGTATCAGGTTGGGGGGGAAAGATGAAGGATGAGGGATGAGGGATGAAAAGTAAGAACAAGCAACGGACTGATTGCTGCTTGAAAGCTGTCCCTCGCCTTCTGGCTCCTGACTCCTGACTCCTGGCTCCTCACCCCCTTTCATCCTTCATCCCTCATCCTTCCTCCTTGTCTTGCAGCAGCACATTACAGTACCCAATCAGCAAATTGAGGCGATCGCTAATCTGCACCTGCCGCTGCTGAGCTGTACTGGATTGGCGGGCTGCTTGCAAAAACATTACGTCCGTGCCCATCAACTTGAGCTGCTTATTCATTTCAATTTGATAAGACTGTACGCGCTGTTCCACCATCGCATCAGGATGATTTTCCCAACTGAGCGTTAGAATTTGGCGCTGAAAAAACTGCTGAATCTCTTGAAAGGCCACGATTAAAGCAGCGGGATCAGGCTTCGCTTGAGTTGCCCTCACTTGAAGCTGCTCTAGCGATCGCAGAAATTCTTGATAGATTTGACGATGAGCCTCTGGCAACATTCGGCGCGTCTTTGGTTAAAATCAGAATAAGAGTTTGCCCCTACTATTAAACCTAAGGTTCCATGCAACTTTAAGGCATCAACCTTAAGCTTTAAAGGCGGGCTGCTAGTTTTAATTGAATCACCCTTATATTCACTAATATTTTTTGACTCAATAGCATCGTGATTTGGCTTTACTAGGCGGGGATCACGGTTTTTCGATTTTTTACCAGTGGATTTGCGCCGCAAGTCCCCTCTATCGCAATACCTATCACACCTCTACCAACCTCTGTCACATCTAGCTAATTGCCTTTTGGCTGGGCATTCTTGTATATCTAAACACATTTAGATGCAGTAGAATCAGCCATACTCTCGGCCCTTTATTCTTCCCTCAGCTCTACGGCATGAACCTAACGGCGACAGTTCCCACCAACCCTTTTGTCGTTCCTGACTGGCTTCAGGAATGCTTGCTCATCCAGCAAAA from Trichocoleus desertorum ATA4-8-CV12 encodes:
- a CDS encoding zf-TFIIB domain-containing protein; translated protein: MQCPKDRRVELVDTTLAPALAAKCCPDCQGTWIPATEYESWQAHQPQPTVEALPKVLDVEFVQSPFDTKAALCPECGRYLSRAKVGVRIPFYVERCLDCGGIWCDHGEWDVLVQMGLHTAIQQLFSSEWQTRIREKEYAIAEQQATIDKLGPELAARVFELAEYLQAHPNGDFGVAYLMRRFDKPEPLKKTSMSQGP
- the patD gene encoding heterocyst frequency control protein PatD; the encoded protein is MLPEAHRQIYQEFLRSLEQLQVRATQAKPDPAALIVAFQEIQQFFQRQILTLSWENHPDAMVEQRVQSYQIEMNKQLKLMGTDVMFLQAARQSSTAQQRQVQISDRLNLLIGYCNVLLQDKEEG